The Eriocheir sinensis breed Jianghai 21 chromosome 13, ASM2467909v1, whole genome shotgun sequence region actactacatattttagttttgttattatCTGGGTTTTTATCGCTATTTTTTAACCAGTTACTTAAGAGGGTTTTCGTGAGAATATTTTCGTCAAATATGCAAATCATTTAATTAATATTTGCCTTTACATAAATCTAttccttcgattttttttttctgatcaatTAACATTAAACAATATGTTGACTTTTTGCTACCTTAGCCGCACAAGTTCTTTgagcttggtggtggtgatgttggtgtgtgttgggggatgtGAAATTTTTAACATCAGTGTTATAAATCTTGTGTATTCTCATGGTTATCGCTACATATTTCATCGCACAGTGTggtaatattttcctccttaaaCTACCTGAGTATGAAATCTTGGTAGcgggtgtggcggtggtgatggctgtgcaggAGAAGTAGGAGGTGATGACggggaggcggggaaggaggaggaggcggtgacagACCGGCACCAAGAATAGTTAACGTTTACAACAAAAATCAGAGAGCGGAGAGCGAGTGTTCTATTGTGGTGGTGCGTAACATTATTAATTGAGGGAGAGGGATGCACGGAGCAAtactggtgtgtgcgtgtgtgtgtgtgtgtgtgtgtgtgtgcgcttgtagATTTGTGAAAGTGTGTGTTAATGCGTTGGGTGCTGCACACACCTGGTCACGGGGCTTACCTGTGATGGGCGCCAGGGCCGATAGGTGGTGCGCCATGGCCGCCGTCCGTTCGAGGGGTGTGAGTCCCGCCAGCCAGGGAAGGGGCGCGCCGCCCATGTGGGGCAGCATGCTACCCAGGGCGCCGCCCGGCGAGGCGCCACCCATAGAGGGGCGGTGTGCGGGCACGCGGATGACGCTGCCGGGGCCGCCCATGGGCGCCAGCGACGCGTGTGAGCCCAGGCCCGCGGCGACGGCGGCCGCGGCGGCGCTCATGGGCGGCACGAGGTTGAAGGGCGGCAGCAGGCCCCCCGCGCCCATGAAGGgcatgtgtgtgtaggtgaaggGCTGGAAGGGCCGCGCATCGCCCTCGTCGTCGTCGCCCTCGCCCTCCGGCTCGCTGCCGCCGCAGCTGAGCCTCTCGCGGTCGTCCCCATCCCGCTCCTCCCGCTCCCCCCGCTCACTGCCCCTCTCACTGTCCCTCTCGCCCCGCTCACTGTCCCTCTCACCCCGCCCGCCGCCGTAGCCCTCGCTCTCCcgctcctcctcgcttccctcctCCAGAAGGCGGTGCCGCAGCGCCGCCGCGCGCCCCGAAGACTCCAGGAGCGACGAGATGCTGAAGGAGAGGCGCCCGTGGCCGCCCTTGGGGCTGCGGGCGTCGCCGTGGCGGGCGTGGGCGTGGTGGGCGTGCAGGGCCTCCTCGCGGCTCAAATCCAGCGGCGAGGCGGCCCGGGCGGGGCGCGCCGGGGCGGGCGAGGCCTCGCGACTCAGCGCCCCGCCGCCGCACAGGTCCTCGTGCTGGCGCTCCTCCGCCGACATGGCGGTCATCCTGGctactctctcgctctcactctcgcCGTGGCCGCCGCTCACACCCGTCTAATCTGTATTCTCCATTACCAATGTCCTCTTGGGGCTGCGACACGCTCCCATCTTGGCATGCGGCCGCGCTTAGGACACCATTAAAATCACAACCGACATAACAAGATTTACCTTCACTACAAGCCAAACTCAAACACGGAATGCATCAAATCCATCTTTCAGGAGCCATTTTCCTGCCGGGCGCGCTGATTGGCCGCCGCCCAAACCCCGCCCCGCGCCGCCATTGGCCGCCGCGGCGCCGgccccgccctcccccgcccGGGTTCATATTGGTAAGCGAATTATGGGCTACTGAACTATAATTAGAGTAAATTACATCAAGATATTAATTCAGTTCATTCTATGCTGAGAAAATATTAGGAGTGAGCGCAATTTAATGAAAATGGGCGCCTACTTGTACCCGCCGCCCCCCGGGGACGGCCACTCCCGCGCTGGGCACGTTGTGGGCACCCGCGAATTAAAAAGCTGAAACTTCCATAACCGGATCCGTAATTACGTGTTATCCGGACCGGGGCCGCGGCCGCCATGTGAATATTAAGCGGACATTACCGAAACATATTGAAACAGCGGCCGCCGAGACCCGCCGCCCGGacccttgtttttctctttgctCGGCGAGGAATCACCTTCATCAGCGGCCTAATTTCTGATAATTGCTTCCCAACTTGgtccggcggcggcggcggcggtggcggcggcctctctccccgccccacgagaggacagacagacacccgccccttcctctccccgccctccccaatcccgccccgccccttcgtcccttcccccaccccgccccaccccgccttccctctcctcccccgccaCCATCATAATCACACCACCTCGTCCTCCCGATCCTCCTCACAACAACCacgccaccaccctcatcatgtcattccccctccaccaccccctcaccacccccgcccccttacccccgccccccccctcgcCACCCCTTCAGGCGGCGAAGATGAGTGTCCCAAGTTTGCCCGAGACACTGAAGCCGAAAGATGATCTTGTCCGACAAaccgcctggaggaggaggaggagggggggaagcgggggaggaggaggaggcaatgatgACGTAGCTACTCTCTTTGCGGTAAAATACATCCCTCCCTTGTGGTAATtggcctcccccctccccccactattaccacaaccccccccccctctttttgcGGTGCGTTTGGCCTCATTTGGCGGTGAATAAGTCATGTTCGGGGCGACGGAGTGTTCTTTGGGGTTGACTTAGTGTTCCCCTCGGTCGTGTAGGTGTTCCCGCGGCCAAGTGTTGTTGCTCGGTCACCTGAGTGTTCGGCGGGTTAAGAGGGCGCTGTCTGGGGCTAAGTGGAGGCTCGTTTTCTGTCAGACGAAGTGTTCTTAAATTTCTGGCAGATGTATTTTCACGTCTGTAATTTCTTGAACGTAtgccttttttttcagtttgaagTGCTCCCCTAAGTTCAAGCACGTGTATTTTCACTTAAGTAATGGCTGGAATGTATGATCTTTTTAGCTCGAAGGGTTCTCTAAGTTTAAGGTATATGATGCATTTTCACTTAATTAAGTCATGTCTTGAGTGTGTAGAGACTTCTTTATATTTTTAGCTCGAAGGGTTCTCTTAGTTTAAAGTAGATGCATTTTCACTTAAGTCATGTCTCGAGTGTGTAGAGACTTATTTATATTCATCTCGAAGTGTTCTCTAAGTTTAagtacaagtttttttttcatattttcactcctctttggattctttttaggagcagcgagtagcggactgtttttttattattgtttctttttttttgtgcccttgagctgtctcctttgttgtaaaagaaaaagaaaaagtaatgggTTGGGTGTATAGAGACCTTTTTTTTCAGCTCGAAGTGTTCATTTTTTTGTGTAAGTGGTGAATGTAGAATTAAAACCTGCTCAAAAAGGACACCGAATACTAGCGAAGTGTACTCTAAAGTTTAAGCAGACATCATATTTTCGTTTCAGTAATATTTTGAGGACATAAGGCcatatttttcaacatttctgcgcccaagaacacgtaatttactagtctttcgtgggagtttagggcctttccaggggtacttttatgacccttgtggtagtctgagccttcttctgtaccgtggacctaaaagaacactcattagaactcgattaacctcctttttggcctttggaaatagtgtgtgtgaggggcgggaggggagcatctgacaataccaaccttagacTTCTTTTTATCTCCAATTGTTCTTTCAGGTTTAAGTCGTTTCGTTGTCTATGGAGTATAATTTCCCTACCGCCCCGGGCATGACAATGAGGAGCAAGACTTATtttacggatttttttttttttttttttttttttttacaacaaaggagacagctcagggcacaaacaaaggaaacaataataaaaaaaaaaatcccgctactcgccgctcccaaatTAGATGTCGTAATTTCTCATCGTCTCTTCATCCCCGCTTATTGATCTTGTACTTAGGAATAATACAAGGTTTCATTTTAGCGAAGTTTACCATTCTTTCCTTACGTGAGATATGATAATTTCGTTCCCCACAGTTCTCGCTTATAATATTATACGCGAAGAGTTTGTTGAATGTGGAATTAAACTCTACGCAATGAGGGCACATGAatacaaggggagggaaggagggagggtgggagtgaCATGGCTTTGTATGGAATGTAAATGAAAgactagagaagggaaaggaagcgagggaggaaatgagggagggagggagagagggaggtaatgacTGGCTTTCTGTGGTATGTAAGTATAAGAGACTAGAGAAGGGAAAGCAtgcgagtgagtgaatgagagagagagagagagagagagagagagagagagagagagagagagagagagagagagagaactgacttTGTGTTGCATGTCACATAAATAACGAAGAATAAAAAGGGAGCgagcgagtgagggagggaatgagtgacTTAGACGCGTGTGGAATGTGACTGAATAACCACTGaagggaagtgagtgagtgaataagtaagtgaataagtgagtgaatTGGATTGACGTGGAATGtgataatgagaaagaaacaaTTATTAGTCTTGagtgtgaaagaaagaagggaaataaatgaaaaaaaacgtgataataatgataatgatgatagtaatgataataataataattcacacATAACTAACATTTCCTTCATCATGATCTGCGAGTTTCGTTTTTGTTgttactttttttattctctgtCTCGGTTTACATTTATTTTACACTCTGATGCACCGTCAAGCCagataattctcctcctcctcctcctcctcctcctcctcctcctcctctttttcttctcctctcatctcctcgtCATCGCTTCTTCATACTccttctttgagagagagagagagagagagagagagagagagagagagagaccataactTACgcaccctcactccctcattctcctcatcaCACTCTATCATGCTCTTCGCTCTttaatgtttgtttatttatgcctcacacttcctcatttctctcacaCGCCCGGGAAAGTATCGCCGGGCAGCTCCCACGCGAGttatgagtgagggagggagggaaggaggaagggagggacaggtagaatggagggaggaggaggaggagggagagagggaggcaggtgtgtttgtaggtgtgtgagagagtgaaagaaagatagagtTAGTAATCATGAGTCAAATACTGAATGAAAGAAagcaatatagaaagaaagaaacaattgagatgaaagaaaactcaaaaaaagataaagtgtaagagagagagagagagagagagagagagagagagagagagagagagagagagagagagagagagagagagagaggaactaaaGTAATGAGGAGtcaaatactgaaaaaaagaaagcagtatagacagaaagaaacaataaacaaaaaaaaaaactcaaagcaACTTAAATAAACAGACGTTAGTGAACTCGAAACTTCAATTAACTAAGTCCATTGTAATATAAAGCCACATAACAGGATAGTATAAGCAATTTCTTCATAGCAGGGAAAAGTAAATTATGTGAAAGTGTCCTTGTGACCTAACTCTTCCAACACTTCCGCTGTACAATCCTACGGGACTAGCTTGCCATTTCGTAAGTCTTAGTCCGTATCCTCGACCATTGCGGGGCTcatacacccacatttggtaagactttcgtagaggggAGGGTTAGTATCACCATGGGTATAGTGTTTTGAGCATGGgaatcgtttgacaaggcttcttttttatttactaccaaagaaacagctcaagggcacaaaaaaaggaaacaataataaaagaaaaagcccgctactcgctgctccaaaaaaaataatccaaagaggtggccgaaagaggggtcaattttgggGTCAATTTGCACCATGTatatgaaaaaacactcatgggaactttactaatctcctttgtggcttctggatatatttgttgtgagaaTCGAATGCATCTCAGAATATGGACCTGAATCGATCTATCTTTGTAACGCTGTACCGGCCTGTTTATGCTTCTCCTGCAATGGGTGTTGTGTGAAgacttcggaggaggaggaggaggaggaggaggaggaggaggaggagagcaataagaagaaaaggtggaggaagttcaagaaaagaaggagggggaagagcaaaaacagtaggaggaggaagaggagcaagagaatgaggtgaaggaggaggagaaggaggagagcaagaggaagaaaaagaggtaaacgaaatggaaaaaaaaaaggaagaagagcaatagataagcatgagtagacagagaatgaggaaggggaaaaagaagaataggagttgTAGGATGAGGCGGAGGATGAGAAGggggcggagaaggaagagatgcatCGTTGGGTTAGGTAAAAAAATTCAAATTGGGATTCACTAAAAAGTTCTTCACCATATCTTTTCGTTAGAcaatggatattttttttcttgtgagcgttttttttttatctcggtttgattgttttgatgtttttcttcctccttctattattGTCTTCTTCCTTTGACAATAGAGAATATAAGTGCTTCCTTTCGTCTaatgttatcttttttttgttgttgttttttagtcATATTTTTCATCTACTCTATACacatttttcataattttcttctactttatacaattttcttattttttttataatacgtTTCACTTAATTTGaacgtttttttcatatttttcatctactttatacacatttttttcataattttcttccattttatacaattttctttttttttgtcgtttcactgaatttttacgtttttttcatatctttatctacttatacattttacattattttttcatctactttgtgctttttttcatatatcattT contains the following coding sequences:
- the LOC126998013 gene encoding homeobox protein Nkx-2.4-like isoform X3, yielding MTAMSAEERQHEDLCGGGALSREASPAPARPARAASPLDLSREEALHAHHAHARHGDARSPKGGHGRLSFSISSLLESSGRAAALRHRLLEEGSEEERESEGYGGGRGERDSERGERDSERGSERGEREERDGDDRERLSCGGSEPEGEGDDDEGDARPFQPFTYTHMPFMGAGGLLPPFNLVPPMSAAAAAVAAGLGSHASLAPMGGPGSVIRVPAHRPSMGGASPGGALGSMLPHMGGAPLPWLAGLTPLERTAAMAHHLSALAPITGPFGFPRRIGHPYQSRTPPKRKKPRTSFTRVQVNELEKRFNKQKYLASSERAQLAKQLKMTDAQVKTWFQNRRTKWRKTHSCFSPRRQEAEDREQERNVTNRLMLGISAEGSAKPLYPSSDDSSLTPLPSVQVQNASPTLPGV
- the LOC126998013 gene encoding homeobox protein HMX1-like isoform X2 → MTAMSAEERQHEDLCGGGALSREASPAPARPARAASPLDLSREEALHAHHAHARHGDARSPKGGHGRLSFSISSLLESSGRAAALRHRLLEEGSEEERESEGYGGGRGERDSERGERDSERGSERGEREERDGDDRERLSCGGSEPEGEGDDDEGDARPFQPFTYTHMPFMGAGGLLPPFNLVPPMSAAAAAVAAGLGSHASLAPMGGPGSVIRVPAHRPSMGGASPGGALGSMLPHMGGAPLPWLAGLTPLERTAAMAHHLSALAPITDCSSNFERSWFGPFGFPRRIGHPYQSRTPPKRKKPRTSFTRVQVNELEKRFNKQKYLASSERAQLAKQLKMTDAQVKTWFQNRRTKWRRQEAEDREQERNVTNRLMLGISAEGSAKPLYPSSDDSSLTPLPSVQVQNASPTLPGV
- the LOC126998013 gene encoding homeobox protein HMX1-like isoform X1, giving the protein MTAMSAEERQHEDLCGGGALSREASPAPARPARAASPLDLSREEALHAHHAHARHGDARSPKGGHGRLSFSISSLLESSGRAAALRHRLLEEGSEEERESEGYGGGRGERDSERGERDSERGSERGEREERDGDDRERLSCGGSEPEGEGDDDEGDARPFQPFTYTHMPFMGAGGLLPPFNLVPPMSAAAAAVAAGLGSHASLAPMGGPGSVIRVPAHRPSMGGASPGGALGSMLPHMGGAPLPWLAGLTPLERTAAMAHHLSALAPITDCSSNFERSWFGPFGFPRRIGHPYQSRTPPKRKKPRTSFTRVQVNELEKRFNKQKYLASSERAQLAKQLKMTDAQVKTWFQNRRTKWRKTHSCFSPRRQEAEDREQERNVTNRLMLGISAEGSAKPLYPSSDDSSLTPLPSVQVQNASPTLPGV